A single Pirellulaceae bacterium DNA region contains:
- a CDS encoding GxxExxY protein has product MGKTKEEIEAVTKQLVDSTLTVHRALGPGLLESTYQTGLAFELRSRRIEVQCKVELPVIVKGLDIETENRSGMLVAGCILVENKSVPSLAPIHEAQLLTYLRVSGRRLGFLVNWNSPLIKDGIKPMVNKLLEGVSWRSPSRQQPPFANFAPSR; this is encoded by the coding sequence ATGGGCAAGACGAAGGAAGAGATTGAAGCCGTTACCAAACAGCTTGTGGATTCAACGCTCACCGTGCATCGTGCGTTGGGCCCGGGACTATTGGAATCGACTTATCAGACAGGTCTGGCCTTCGAGCTACGCAGCCGCAGGATCGAGGTTCAATGCAAAGTCGAATTGCCGGTTATCGTCAAGGGCCTGGACATCGAGACAGAGAATCGCAGCGGCATGCTGGTCGCGGGATGCATCCTTGTTGAAAACAAATCTGTGCCGTCTCTGGCACCAATCCATGAGGCCCAGTTGCTGACGTATTTGAGGGTTTCTGGTCGCCGGCTTGGCTTCCTGGTCAACTGGAACTCGCCCCTGATCAAAGACGGCATCAAACCAATGGTGAACAAACTGTTGGAAGGAGTCTCATGGCGGAGCCCGTCACGACAACAACCACCCTTTGCGAACTTCGCGCCTTCGCGGTGA